A single genomic interval of Trinickia acidisoli harbors:
- a CDS encoding beta-galactosidase has product MKVGVDYYPEHWDVALWEQDARQMQETGISIVRLAEFAWSRLEPREGEFDFDWLDRAIAVLARHGIEVVLGTPTATPPVWLTHNYPDVLPVDNKGNAHYAGVRLHRCYNSPSLRKYGARIIEKLTQRYAMHAAVMGWQTDNELAANDCHCENCTLRFRGWLKRKYRTLDELNREWGTVVWSGEYSDWEQVKTPLGGSPHLNPSFLLDFRRFSSDAVADFNRFQADLIRKHSPGKFVTHNLWGYPVTADYYDMFDSMDFASVDYYPATDLRDDSKSRMYHGALTLDLTRGVKRRNFWVMEQLSGTPGCWYPMSRTPFPGMIRAYAWQSVARGADAIVQFRWRSARVGAEQFWHGLLDHHGLPGRRYAEFVRFSEEAGRLTPLLEGTTLQHDVAMLFSHEQLNAFQIQPQADGFDYVGNFKRFHTALLRMGIGADVINWRSDFDGYKLVIAPMLYLIDDEMAAKLRRYVETGGTLVLTMRSGVKNMNNVCLPERLPNLLTNLIGAHVDEYDPVGKDVQTLTFESGETHACAQWCDLLIPVEARSIASYSSEYFAGRSAITKNEIGAGVVYYIGTVLDAVGTKSLLRRIATDVGIDCSLDLPEGVEMTTRRAEGKQITFVLNLSKDVQTLSLPLRDCVSALSDRRFAGGDFELQPGAVEILVR; this is encoded by the coding sequence ATGAAAGTGGGTGTCGATTATTACCCGGAGCACTGGGACGTTGCGCTTTGGGAGCAAGATGCGCGACAGATGCAAGAAACGGGCATTTCGATCGTTCGTCTTGCGGAGTTCGCGTGGTCGAGGCTCGAGCCGCGTGAGGGGGAATTCGATTTCGATTGGCTCGATCGCGCCATCGCCGTGCTCGCTCGTCATGGCATCGAAGTCGTGCTTGGAACGCCGACGGCCACGCCACCCGTTTGGTTGACGCACAACTATCCCGACGTGCTTCCTGTCGATAACAAAGGGAATGCGCACTACGCGGGCGTGCGGCTCCATCGCTGTTACAACAGTCCTTCTTTGCGCAAGTATGGGGCGCGCATCATAGAGAAGCTCACGCAGCGTTACGCTATGCATGCCGCGGTAATGGGTTGGCAAACCGACAACGAGCTCGCGGCCAACGATTGTCATTGCGAAAACTGCACACTGCGCTTTCGGGGTTGGCTAAAGAGAAAGTACCGAACGCTCGACGAACTGAATCGCGAATGGGGCACGGTGGTTTGGAGTGGCGAATACAGCGATTGGGAGCAAGTCAAGACACCGCTGGGCGGCTCGCCCCATTTGAATCCATCGTTCCTGCTCGACTTCCGACGCTTCTCGTCGGACGCGGTTGCGGATTTCAATCGCTTTCAGGCGGACCTGATTCGCAAGCATAGCCCGGGTAAGTTCGTCACACACAATCTTTGGGGCTATCCGGTCACGGCCGATTACTACGATATGTTCGACAGCATGGACTTCGCCTCTGTCGACTACTATCCCGCGACGGATCTTCGCGATGACTCGAAGTCTCGCATGTATCACGGTGCGCTGACGCTCGATTTGACGCGCGGTGTGAAGCGCCGGAATTTCTGGGTGATGGAGCAATTGAGCGGAACTCCGGGATGCTGGTATCCGATGTCGCGTACGCCATTCCCCGGGATGATCCGCGCTTACGCATGGCAAAGCGTCGCTCGCGGTGCGGATGCGATCGTTCAGTTCCGGTGGCGCTCCGCGCGCGTCGGCGCGGAACAATTCTGGCACGGGCTACTGGATCATCATGGCTTGCCCGGCCGCCGCTATGCCGAGTTCGTCCGATTCAGCGAGGAAGCTGGGCGACTGACGCCGTTGCTCGAGGGTACGACGTTGCAGCACGACGTTGCGATGCTGTTCTCACACGAGCAACTCAATGCATTCCAGATCCAACCCCAAGCCGATGGTTTCGACTATGTCGGCAACTTCAAGCGCTTTCATACCGCGTTGCTGAGAATGGGCATCGGTGCCGACGTAATCAATTGGCGCTCGGACTTCGACGGTTATAAGTTGGTCATCGCGCCCATGCTCTATCTCATCGACGACGAGATGGCTGCGAAACTGCGGCGGTACGTCGAAACGGGCGGCACGCTGGTTTTGACCATGCGTTCTGGGGTGAAGAACATGAACAATGTGTGCTTGCCTGAAAGGCTCCCGAATTTACTGACGAATCTGATCGGCGCTCATGTCGACGAATACGATCCTGTAGGCAAGGATGTGCAAACACTCACCTTCGAGTCGGGAGAGACACATGCCTGCGCTCAATGGTGCGACCTCTTGATCCCCGTTGAAGCGCGTTCGATCGCGTCGTACTCGAGCGAATATTTCGCGGGCCGCTCGGCCATCACCAAAAACGAGATCGGGGCCGGTGTTGTCTACTACATCGGCACGGTGTTGGACGCGGTAGGGACGAAGTCGTTGCTGCGCCGTATTGCGACGGATGTCGGGATCGATTGTTCGCTGGATCTGCCGGAAGGCGTCGAGATGACGACGAGGAGGGCGGAAGGCAAGCAAATTACGTTCGTGTTGAATTTGTCGAAAGACGTCCAAACGCTATCGCTGCCCTTGCGTGATTGCGTGAGCGCACTATCGGACAGGCGATTTGCAGGCGGCGATTTCGAGCTTCAACCTGGCGCGGTTGAGATTCTAGTGCGGTAA
- a CDS encoding carbohydrate ABC transporter permease encodes MATAETSKSGRDESPAGLPHGSARSLKRSLSAPLARKRKRVAILFLLPACTMFSIYVIYPIISSIVLSFYRWDGMSEKTFVGFANYVELFHTDTFYVALKNNVLWLVFFLLAPPIGLAFALYLNQSVKGMRLIKSLFFSPFVLSGVVVGLVFSWFYDPTFGLLKLLVGHGIPVLGDERYATYGVIAAALWPQIPFCMLLYLTNLTSINPEIVEAGRMEGASGWALLWHVVLPQLRPATFLSIVLTIIGALRSFDLIAVMTGGGPFDSSTILAYFMYDQAIKYFRYGYSAAIAVVLFLIMLVFIVYQLRGLLRAER; translated from the coding sequence ATGGCTACAGCCGAGACGAGTAAGTCGGGGCGAGACGAGTCGCCCGCTGGTTTGCCTCATGGGTCGGCTCGCTCGTTGAAGCGATCCTTATCCGCACCGTTGGCGAGAAAGCGCAAGCGCGTGGCGATCTTGTTTCTCTTGCCGGCGTGCACGATGTTCAGCATCTATGTGATCTATCCGATCATCAGCAGCATCGTGCTCAGTTTCTATCGCTGGGACGGCATGAGCGAGAAGACGTTCGTCGGTTTTGCGAACTACGTGGAGTTGTTTCATACGGACACGTTCTACGTTGCCCTGAAGAACAACGTGCTATGGCTCGTCTTCTTCTTGCTCGCTCCCCCGATCGGGTTGGCATTCGCGCTCTACCTGAATCAGAGCGTCAAGGGCATGCGGCTGATCAAGTCACTGTTCTTTTCGCCGTTCGTGCTGTCGGGCGTCGTCGTGGGTCTCGTGTTCAGTTGGTTTTACGACCCTACGTTCGGTCTTCTCAAGCTGTTGGTGGGACACGGCATTCCGGTGCTGGGCGACGAGCGGTATGCGACGTACGGTGTCATCGCGGCGGCGCTATGGCCGCAGATTCCGTTCTGCATGCTGCTCTATCTCACTAATCTCACGAGTATCAATCCCGAGATCGTCGAAGCGGGGCGGATGGAAGGCGCGTCGGGATGGGCATTGCTCTGGCACGTTGTGCTGCCTCAATTGAGGCCTGCCACGTTTCTCTCCATCGTGCTCACGATCATCGGTGCGCTGCGCAGTTTCGACCTCATCGCGGTCATGACCGGAGGGGGGCCCTTCGATAGCTCGACCATCCTCGCCTACTTCATGTACGACCAGGCGATCAAGTATTTCCGGTACGGCTACTCGGCGGCTATCGCTGTGGTCCTGTTCCTGATCATGCTGGTATTCATCGTGTATCAGTTGCGCGGGCTTCTGCGCGCTGAAAGGTAA
- a CDS encoding carbohydrate ABC transporter permease, whose translation MYPTPVSRWSPAGRRLYKASLPVALVLWLLPLIAVLITSVRSSDELMMGNYWGWPHSFALFDNYKTVIVGSPMLHYFMNSCLITIPSVLGSVALAAMAGFALATYPFKGNNAILGIFVAGNFVPIQVLMIPVRQLTLQLGLFNTLTGLILFHVSFQTGFCTLFLRNFIKELPYELVEAARIEGATEWQLFYRIILPLIAPALAALGILVFTFVWNDYFWALCLTQGDDAAPITVGVASLQGQWTTAWNLVSAGSLLAALPSVVMFFAMQKHFVAGLTFGATKG comes from the coding sequence ATGTACCCGACTCCCGTAAGCAGATGGAGCCCTGCCGGCCGGCGGCTCTACAAGGCCTCGCTCCCGGTTGCGCTCGTGCTCTGGCTGCTGCCGCTCATCGCCGTTCTCATTACGTCCGTTCGCTCGTCGGACGAGCTCATGATGGGAAACTATTGGGGCTGGCCTCATAGCTTCGCACTGTTCGACAACTACAAAACGGTGATCGTCGGATCTCCGATGCTTCACTACTTTATGAACAGTTGTCTCATCACGATTCCGTCCGTGCTCGGGTCTGTCGCGTTGGCGGCGATGGCGGGTTTCGCATTGGCGACGTACCCGTTCAAAGGCAACAACGCGATTCTAGGAATTTTTGTCGCGGGAAATTTCGTGCCTATTCAAGTGCTGATGATTCCAGTGCGTCAGCTCACGCTGCAGCTTGGATTGTTCAACACACTCACGGGCCTGATTCTCTTTCATGTTTCATTTCAAACCGGCTTTTGCACGCTGTTCCTGCGCAACTTCATCAAGGAGCTCCCGTACGAGCTGGTCGAGGCGGCGCGTATCGAAGGCGCGACTGAGTGGCAATTGTTTTACCGCATCATTCTGCCGCTGATTGCGCCTGCACTTGCGGCGCTAGGCATCCTCGTCTTCACCTTTGTCTGGAACGACTACTTCTGGGCGCTATGCCTGACGCAAGGAGACGACGCAGCCCCGATTACGGTGGGCGTTGCGAGCCTCCAGGGGCAGTGGACCACAGCATGGAATCTGGTCTCGGCAGGCTCGCTCCTCGCGGCGTTGCCGTCGGTGGTCATGTTCTTCGCCATGCAAAAGCATTTCGTTGCAGGGCTGACATTCGGCGCAACGAAGGGCTGA